The following proteins are encoded in a genomic region of Triticum dicoccoides isolate Atlit2015 ecotype Zavitan chromosome 1B, WEW_v2.0, whole genome shotgun sequence:
- the LOC119349269 gene encoding proactivator polypeptide-like 1 has product MGSRVFALFITGVVLLGSRILALDHTVVEKRLNENTVSLTTKGSPQLCQLCEQFATETLFYLKENETRIEIIDTLHQACLKFHSLKLECTKLVDYYAALFFAQIDSLSPEEFCVSASLCEEVTYIRLPGHEHACTLCHEVVDEICTGLEDPEMELKIIEILLKGCNNTESFVQKCKKMIIQNAPLILEDIKKFLEKRDFCDSIRVCGGKIARPPGGGLRGLSTV; this is encoded by the exons ATGGGCTCAAGAGTTTTTGCtttgttcatcactggcgttgtccTTTTGGGCAGTAGAATCTTGGCCTTGGACCACACTG TTGTTGAAAAGAGATTAAATGAGAACACGGTATCACTTACAACAAAGGGAAGTCCACAACTATGCCAACTTTGTGAGCAGTTTGCCACAGAAACCCTCTTCTATTTGAAGGAGAATGAGACCCGGATCGAAATTATAGATACTCTTCACCAAGCTTGTTTGAAATTTCATTCACTTAAGTTAGAG TGTACAAAGTTGGTTGATTATTATGCAGCACTGTTCTTCGCACAAATTGATTCTCTAAGCCCTGAAGAATTTTGCGTATCAGCAAGTCTTTGTGAGGAAGTTACATACATTCGCCTCCCAGGACATGAACATGCTTGCACCCTTTGCCATGAGGTTGTTGATGAGATTTGTACTGGTCTTGAAGACCCTGAGATGGAG CTCAAGATAATCGAGATACTTCTGAAAGGATGCAACAACACAGAGAGCTTCGTACAGAAG TGCAAGAAGATGATAATCCAAAATGCACCACTCATACTAGAAGATATCAAGAAGTTTCTCGAGAAGAGAGATTTCTGCGATTCTATCCGTGTCTGTGGAGGCAAAATTGCTCGCCCTCCAGGAGGAGGTCTGAGAGGCCTGTCTACTGTGTGA
- the LOC119349270 gene encoding lys-63-specific deubiquitinase BRCC36-like, translated as MRCERKKDRVEVNPELLAAASAQAEVMTATIGKTTRVIGWYHSHPHITVLPSHVDVRTQAMFQLLDPGFVGLIFSCFSEDAQKVGKIQVIAFQSLDGTQNTQRAIVPVITNPVVNLESSWSSSENSLALIEGIEQDTGDSRASNGSKVWGRSQDMDLYSPLDINHSARLPIENAIVPFEPDNIAGPSVDQDGSDLSPSIQEALHRSTMDISGAEYKRKEVPLKVFPTRHLLKLDTTLSSYCDMQRVLFEEEQSAYNQAMLQNICDGKMHPLTSMHHTSTYNASLCKLMEYCLTPAITVLQDRVKENELRLAMLVEEHKQLEAEQSTKTGSPHRPMPGGTTSGITSPRGQDKYPSGRQGGPISPSSSSRRKAP; from the exons atgaggtgcgagcggaagaaggACCGCGTCGAGGTCAACCCCGAGCTGCTCGCCGCCGCGTCGGCGCAGGCCGAG GTAATGACGGCCACCATCGGGAAGACGACCCGGGTGATCGGCTGGTACCACTCGCACCCGCATATCACTGTCCTGCCTTCCCATGTAG ATGTGCGTACCCAGGCTATGTTTCAGTTGCTAGATCCAGGCTTTGTTGGGCTGATATTTTCCTGTTTTAGTGAAGATGCTCAAAAG GTTGGGAAAATCCAAGTGATTGCCTTCCAGTCACTTGATGGGACACAGAACACACAGCGTGCTATTGTTCCTGTTATTACCAATCCAGTCGTTAACCTTGAATCATCTTGGAGTTCATCCGAAAACTCATTAGCATTGATTGAGGGCATTGAACAGGACACTGGAGATTCTAGAGCTTCAAACGGAAGCAAG GTCTGGGGAAGATCTCAGGATATGGATCTGTATTCTCCTTTGGATATAAATCATTCGGCAAGACTACCAATAGAAAACGCTATTGTTCCTTTCGAACCTGATAACATTGCTGGACCCTCTGTTGATCAAGATGGTTCAGATCTGTCCCCAAGCATACAGGAGGCTTTGCACCGGTCAACCATGGACATAAG TGGTGCAGAGTATAAAAGGAAGGAGGTGCCACTTAAAGTATTCCCTACAAGGCATCTGCTAAAGCTGGACACTACGTTGAGTTCTTACTGTGATATGCAACGTGTCCTTTTTGAAGAGGAACAATCAGCATATAACCAAGCTATGCTTCAGAATATTTG tgATGGGAAGATGCACCCACTTACATCTATGCACCACACCTCCACATACAATGCTTCTCTATGCAAACTGATGGAGTACTG CTTGACCCCAGCTATAACTGTGCTTCAGGACCGTGTGAAAGAAAACGAACTTCGG TTGGCTATGCTAGTGGAGGAGCATAAACAACTGGAGGCCGAGCAGAGCACGAAAACTGGTTCTCCTCACCGTCCAATGCCCGGAGGGACTACCAGTGGCATCACTTCGCCAAGGGGCCAGGACAAGTACCCTTCAGGCAGACAAGGGGGCCCTATAAGCCCTAGCAGCAGCAGCCGGAGGAAGGCTCCTTGA